ctaTGGAAACGTCCCTGTTTCCTTATATGATTTGGTCTCAGCGTTAGGGatgttgtgttttatatgtcGCCATCTGCTGGAAACTTAGGGTACTACTTATTTTACGGAGCGTGAACTCAGGCACTGTGAAGTGCTTTATTTGAACAAACCAAAATTGCATTAGTCACATTCAGTCTCTTCTCTCCATCATAGTTCTAAGAACATGCAGAGACCTTTTTGAACGCTAGGAACTGTGGAGTTTTAGGATTTTTCATGCaaacaacagttttttttttagcacaaaCCCAAGTCTCTGCTATAAGTCTCTGTTAATGTGCTTCTTACTAGCTGAGGCAGTGTTGCGTTAAATCTACTAAACTCATTCCCCTTATTTCCATTGTTAATGATTTAATCATAAACATGATAGTGTTTATGCGGAATATTATGTGAGTGAGTTAGTTTGTTAGACTTGGCCCTTCTGGGCTGTCGACAGTCGTATCACTCTGTCTTATGCTGTGTTAAGACCGTAGTAGGAAATGGACTCATCGTCCAATCAGAGACATGGCCAGTGAGAGTATCAAACGCATGAGCCATACATATCGCTGCAGTGAGaaactgaccaatcaaaatGCAGAGTGTGCAAACTTGACTGTGAGGAGTGCCCTGTTTCCTCTTCACAAAGAGGGAGGGTagtgggggggggaagaaaaagaGCAGAGTCTCCATGGTTGCGTCATGTTGTTATGGCAACTAGCAGGGTATGATGTAATGGCAGGCAACACTTAACCCTGACTAGTTACCGCTTATCTGCTGTTTTATCCTGCTTGTTTcaatgagcgtgtgtgtgtggtaaagcTGAGAGTGGTAATATAAGGACTGTAAAGACGGGAAGATGTGGTGTTCTTTACAGGATACCACAGTCACGTCCCCACAAGGCTTCAAGCCTTGTTTGGTCTCTATGGGGACTCGATAAATACAAAGATTCGTCTGCAGTACTAACAAGCACAGAAATAGCAGCgattgtttttaatgttcaaCAAATACCAGGTTCCTCTGCTATGGGACAGGTTTCGATGGTCCCGCCAAAATGTGATCATGTTGATGAGAAGTTTAACATTTCAAAACCTCTCATGATCTGTAatatgttgaaaaaaaaaaaaaggtttgtcgTTATTACtcgtgatttaaaaaaaacaacaactcccAACTGGATGATATTTTAAGGTAATTTTCCACAGGAACAACTGTAATGTAAGTATGTGTCTTTGGCTCGTGACTCTTGAGCAGTGGCCGTTCTGTGTGTGGCCTGGGTAACGGAGACAGCTCCCACAAAATCGCTCGGTGACATCTTACTGGTTCATGCGTCCTACGGTATTTGACATTTCAAGGGAAGCGACATGAGTGTTGAGAAAGGTTTCACAGAAGATCATGCCTCATGTGAGCTAATCGTATGAGGGGGGATCAGTTTTGTCAGAATAGCGGTGCCAGTTTTAGAACTGTTATCAGATTGAGGGGCTTAGAGACCCAATGATGAAAGATGAGGTAATGTCTGGtctgctgtgattggtggatatGTTGGTGGTTATGCATATCAGCACGCAAAGTGCTCATTTTGATTGGCTTTTGGTTGTTGTTGGTTGTTTAATCACAGTTACTGCTCTTCAATGCCTTAGGAAACGCAGCACCTGCGCTGTGTAATGTTAACGTAACGTAATGTTAACCTCAACATGAACCCGGTGATCTTATTTTTTCTCGTTCTCTTCCTGCACCTgagaaatgtttcagaaattcCCTCTTATtgttcaaaacaaatgacattcAGAAGGAAGGAATGATTATAACTTTGAATAAGGAGTTAAAGACTATATGACTATAAGACTATATGAGACTATATGATGAACCTATTTAAGCAgcctgtttttaaaagtgtgcATTATGCGTTCatggtttgtgtagtgtaggCAAACAGACTGATTTTTATCTCGGGCTTTTCCCCGCAGGTGTACCTACCCCGAGTCCCGAAATCCTGCGGCACACGCTCAACATGCTGGCTCGAGAGCGGAAGATCTACCCCACCCCCGAGGGGTACTTCATCGTCACCCCCCAGACCTACTTTatcaccccctccctcatccGCACCAACAGCAAATGGTACCACCTGGACGATCGGCATCCGGAccggcagcagcagcagcagcagcagcagcagcaacaacaacaacaacaacaacaacaacaacaacaacaacagccatTGCAGCAGCAGTGTACGTCACCCCAGTCTGGAACAATCACGCCTTCCACGTCTGGGTGTGTACGTGAGAGGCTCAACCACAAGAACCTCTGTGACTCGTACAACACGTTCCGTGACGAGGTGCCCAGCAATCACACCACCCTTCAGAGGAAGTCCCCCAAGGAGCCTAAAGGGGACCCGCCCTCCTACCCTCAGCCGCCACCCCCTCCGTCAGCCACGCTGCACCCACCCGATCCCGACAAGAGCAGGACCAACCCCTCCTTCTCCTACAAGACGGACACGCTGAccaagaagagagagggaacggCCGGGGGCAGCAGTGAGAGGCAGTCCAAGAAGTTCGGCCTGAAGCTCTTCCGCCTCAGCTTCAGGAAAGACAAGACGAAGCAGCTGGCCACCTTCTCCGCCCAGTTCCCGCCGGAGGAGTGGCCCCTGCGGGACGAAGAGACGCCCACGGCCACCGCCATCCCCcgggaggtggagatggagatcATTCGTCGCATCAATCCGGACCTGACGGTGGAGAACGTGGCGCGGCACACGGCCGTGATGAAGCGCTTGGAGGAGGAGCGGGCACAGCGCTGCAAGGCGAACGCAGCGGCTCAGCAGAGCTCACGCAGCCGCCGCAGCAGGGGACACCGTCGAATGCCGCATGGCAAGTCGCGCTCACACAGCAAGACCCGTGTCTCCCGCGGGGACGCATCCGGGGGCTCCAACCTGGACCTGGCCGGTGTGGGACTGGACAGGGACTATCGCTTCTTCAGTCACTCGCTGGTGCGCTCGCCGCGGGAGGGCATGTACACGGTGGAGCGCAGGAGTGGTGCCGCGTACCTCGTCCACAGCAACCCCAACATCGCCGAGTCATATTTCCCCGTTACCCCGGAATGGGACGTGTCGGGGGAACTGGCAAAGAGGCGGACGGAGATGCCCTTCCCGGAGCCTTCCCGTGGCACCTCCCACTCCCGGGTACACCGGAGCCACAGCCACACGCAGGACCGCAAGTCCCGCACCGAGCGGCCGGACAAGGCCAAGGAGAGATCCCGATCCATGGACAACTCCAAGGGTCCACTGGGTGGCGGCAGCTCCACGCTGGGAACAGCCGAGGAGTACGACCGGAGCCCGGATCACCGCAGCCGGTACTATACGGACGACGGGACACTGAGGGCCTCCTCGCAGAAGACGTCCCACTATTCGCGCATTATGTTCTCTGCCTCCAAGTTCAGCTCGGAGATGTCAGTGCCTGACATGGGCAAGATGAGCGTGGACTGCCCTCTGGAGCGGAACATGAGCAGAGACAGCCTGCCGGCCTACAGTGACCTGAAGGCTCTGTCGCCGAAGCCCCTGGCAGACGACTACTTCCAGTGCAATACGTCGAACGAAACAATCCTTACCGCCCCGTTGCCGCTGGGCAAATCAGACCACGACACTTTAACGCCGTCCGATGGGATCCGTAAGGGGTCGCCGGCTGACCGGCAGACGCCACACCTCCCCTCGCCACACCCCATGGAGTACAAAGAGGACTCCTCCGCTAAGGGTAAAGCCACGCCCAGCCAGACGCCTGAGCCAATGGCCAACGGACGTTTGATACAGCACCAACACGGCGCCGACCCAGGGGGAGGGGGCGGCGTGGTGGTGGATAAGAGGAAAGAGATTTTCAGTAAGGACACTTTATTCAAACCGCCGCACAGCGTTTTGACGATGAGCTACGTAGACAGTGGCTACTCAAAGTCGGGCACGTTGCGAAAGACCCCGCACATGAAATCCTCCGAGGTCCTCGACACCCTTGAGCCTCAGCCGCCGCCTAACTCCGCCTCCTCGCCCACATCTGCCCCGCCTCCTACGGGGTCAGAGCACGGTGCCCCCTCCACATCGGAGGCCGGCTTTGACTACTACAACGTGTCAGATGATGACGacgaggaggtggaggaggcctcCCATAAAGAGGCAGCTCCCGTGGAGGGCAAGGGGCgggcggggggtggggagggtggggtcGGGGGCGGAGTCGGGGGTGGGACCATGCAGTGGCTGCTGGAGCGAGAGAAGGAGCATGACCTACAGAGGAAATTCGAGACCAACTTGACTCTCCTGAGTCCTAAGGAGAACGAAAACACCAGCAGTCAGAAGTCGGCGCACTCGGCACGGCTAGACAGCAtggacagcagcagtgtgaccGTGGACAGTGGCTTTAACTCTCCACGGTAAGCCCACGCACTGGTTATGCATCTCTGTTCTGAACAGAGACACGAGTACAAAATTATTTAGAACATTCTGGAATGCCCGCAAAAGCTGATTGTACTCTCCCTCACCTCTTTACCTTGCCCAACTGTTGAGATAAATTTGTTATAAATGAGATAAATTTGTTAGCCTCAGAGGCATCCTATGCCATGTTATCCTGGAGAGTTAGCATCCTGGGGTTTAATTACATCATCTCCCTCTAATATTACATCATCTACCTCTAATTATTCATGGTGCAGGACTAGAATTGGGCACCCAAAACTTGGGCGATGAGACGCCAGACTTGCGCAGTGAAACCCCAGACTTGGCTAGTGAGACCCCATACCTGGGCGGTGAGATGCCAGACTTGGGCAGTGAGACATCTAGAGGGATGTTTTAGGTTTGCAGTTTGGAAAATAGTGTGAAAGTTGCGCATGAACATACATAAATACCCACCCAGTAAAGCCTTGGGATGAGTGTAAAACGTTCTTATTATTGCAAAACTTTTGAACCGTTTTTCAAAGATCCAGTATATGTGTCCTGTTAGGGAATCACAGGGGCTTCTGTAGTGACtagagagaagaggagtgttTTAGGTTACGGCTCAGTCACCTGTGTAGTGACTAAAGAGAAGAGGAGTGTTTTAGGTTACGGCTCAGTCACCTGTGTAGTGACTACAGAGAAGAGGAGTGTTTTAGGTTACGGCTCAGTCACCTGTGTAGTGACTACAGAGAAGAGGAGTGTTTTAGGTTACGGCTCAGTCACCTGTGTAGTGACTACAGAGAAGAGGAGTGTTTTAGGTTACGGCTCAGTCACCTGTGTAGTGACtagagagaagaggagtgttTTAGGTTACGGCTCAGTCAGCTGTGTAGTGACTACAGAGAAGAGGAGTGTTTTAGGTTACGGCTCAGTCAGCTGTGTAGTGACTACAGAGAAGAGGAGTGTTTTAGGTTACGGCTCAGTCACCTGTGTAGTGACTACAGAGAAGAGGAGTGTTTTAGGTTACGGCTCAGTCACCTGTGTAGTGACTACAGAGAAGAGGAGTGTTTTAGGTTACGGCTCAGTCACCTGTGTAGTGACtagagagaagaggagtgttTTAGGTTACGGCTCAGTCAGCTGTGTAGTGACTACAGAGAAGAGGAGTGTTTTAGGTTATGGCTCAGTCAGCTGTGTAGTGACtagagagaagaggagtgttTTAGGTTACGGCTCTGGGGCCATTTTCACCTTTCTACACCCTGCCAAGAGGGTTTTAATATTACCAGCactaataaattaaaaataagcaaCTAAAATCCTTTGTATAGATTTTTACCATTTTGGCATAATCTGGtaatagattttattttctgtccAAAGCAGTTAGTGAGCggtgattgttttttttctgaatattgCTTATCTTGAATAGAACAGAATGCAAACACATCCCAACATGttgcataaataaaaatccatcATATCCAGGTGCTTGGACATGTTTGAACTGAAAGTTGTTAAACTGGTTCACGTACTGGAGTTTAGCGTTCCTTCACAATCCCACCGATCCAGAACCCACACAACAGAGAGGACAGCATGGATTCTCCTCTTACCACCAAAAGGCCATGAGCTGAAATAAACTGCTCATGAGTGGGGTTCCTGAGTTCCGTGCAGGCAcgctcatatgtgtgtgtgtgtgcgcgtgtgtgcgtgcacgcattcTTTCTGAGCGGCAGGGTGAGCCTTAACACCATTAGACTCCTTGGGTGTGTATGATTCACTCCAAACAGGTGAATGTACTTTGCACAAGAAAGCAGACTGAACAGTTGCTTTTGTTTTACTGACAGAGGTTAAGGAGGTTAAGCACAGGTTAAGGTCAGTCTTTGGACTGCTTGTTTCAAGTAGCAAGACCTTGTAACCTTGGTCTTGGACTGTTGGACTGTTGATGAGCTGTAATGTTGGATTCCAAAGTGATCCCACGGTGTTTTCTGGAGTCAGGTGTGCTCTGCTGGGGGTAGTTAGGAGTGGATTTCTCTGGGACAGGAGTCAGGTGTGCTCTGCTGGGGGTAGTTAGGAGTGGATTTCTCTGGGACAGGAGTCAGGGGTGTGGAAGCCTCACTGCCCCACACCATTAACAACTCTGTGAATCGTAGCTCTCCTGTTTCTGTCTTCTGTAtgtctacacaaacacatacacacggttTTTACGGGTTTCGCGATGATTCATAATTAGTGATGACGTCACTCCATAGCTCTGCTGGAAAGGGGGCTTGTTTGACGAGGTGGTGCAGAGagcagcacacaacacagcctgTCTCCGCACCTCTAGAGTGACACGGCATCACTCTGCACCTCTAGAGTGACACGGCATCACTCTGCACCTCTAGAGTGACACGGCATCACTCTGCACCTCTAAAGTGATGCAGTATCACTCTGCACCTCTAGAGTGACACGGCATCACTCTGCACCTCTAGAGTGACGCGGCATCACTCTGTACCTCTAGAGTGACACGGCATCACTCTGCACCTCTAAAGTGATGCAGCATCACTCTGCACCTCTAGAATGACACGGCATCACTCTGCACCTCTAGAGTGACACGGGATCATTGCACATCTAGAGTGACACGGCATCACTCTGCACCTCTAGAGTGACACGGTATCACTCTGCACCTCTAGAGTGACACGACATCACTCTGCACCTCTAAAGTGACACGGGATCACTGCACATTTAGAGTGACACGGCATCACTCTGCACCTCTAAAGTGACACGGCATCATTCTGCACATCTAGAGTGACACGGTATCACTGCACCTATAGAGTGGTGCAGTATCACTCACCCCACCTGCAGTGTGTCTCTGCACCTTTAGAGTGACGCAGTatcacttgctgcctaatatatcccacAAGCAAATGAATGTCATTCACTTCATCTGTCAGCAGTTTCAATCCTGTGGCTGATCAATATACAAACacagcatatatacacataatcaTATGTATAtgatttgttaaacaaccatgtcgaaagacacatcctgtggtcgtggaaaagatgttaatctgtttcaggaGGGTCAAATTATTGCTATGCATctagcagagaaaacatctaaagagattgttgaaactactaaaatcaggttaagaactgtccaacgcattattaaaaattgGATGGACAgcggggaaacatcatcttagaggaaggaatgtggtcggaaaacaatcttgaatgatcgtgatcagtgatcacttaaacgtgtggtgaaatcaaattctagaaaaacaacagtagaactcagggatatgtttaatagtgaaagtaagagcatttccacacgcacaatgtgatgggaactcaagggattgggactaaacagctgtgtagccttaagaaaaccacttgtcagtgaggctaactgttaacaatttgctagggagcataaaaattggactctggagcaatggaagaaggtcatgtggtctgatgagtccagatttaccctgttccagagtgatgggtgcatcagggtaagaagagaggcaactgaagtgatgcacccatcatgtctagtgcctaccgtacaagcctgtgggggcagtgctatgatctggggttgctgtagttggtcaggtctaggttcagcaacattatgtgcctaatgaatgaggtcagctgactacctgaatatactgaacaaccaggttattccatcaatggatttcttccctgatggcatgggcatattccaagatgacaatgccaggattcatggggctcaaattgtgaaagagtggttcagggagcatgagagatCTTTTTCACACAtagattggccaccacagagtccagacctgaaccccattgagaatctttgggatgtgctggagaagactttgtgcagtggtgcaaatatcccatcatcaatacaagatcttggggaaaaattaatgcaactctcgacaaaaataaatgttgtgacattgcagaagcttgtggaaacgatgccacagcgaatgcgtgccgtaatcaaagctaaatgcggtccaacgaaatattagagtgtgtgaccttttctttggccaggctgtgtgtgtgtgtgtgtgtgtgtgtgtgtgtgtgtgtgtgtgtgtgtgtgtgtgt
This region of Electrophorus electricus isolate fEleEle1 chromosome 11, fEleEle1.pri, whole genome shotgun sequence genomic DNA includes:
- the stox2a gene encoding storkhead-box protein 2 isoform X2 codes for the protein MKKSRSSNLRRAWPGSDVPDWASEHVRARSEKDYRRHKHFAPPQAPTHIGPAAPCGYIPPGDVSPISMSPISQSQFIPLGEILCLAISAMNSARKPVTQEALMEHLTTCFPGVPTPSPEILRHTLNMLARERKIYPTPEGYFIVTPQTYFITPSLIRTNSKWYHLDDRHPDRQQQQQQQQQQQQQQQQQQQQQQQPLQQQCTSPQSGTITPSTSGCVRERLNHKNLCDSYNTFRDEVPSNHTTLQRKSPKEPKGDPPSYPQPPPPPSATLHPPDPDKSRTNPSFSYKTDTLTKKREGTAGGSSERQSKKFGLKLFRLSFRKDKTKQLATFSAQFPPEEWPLRDEETPTATAIPREVEMEIIRRINPDLTVENVARHTAVMKRLEEERAQRCKANAAAQQSSRSRRSRGHRRMPHGKSRSHSKTRVSRGDASGGSNLDLAGVGLDRDYRFFSHSLVRSPREGMYTVERRSGAAYLVHSNPNIAESYFPVTPEWDVSGELAKRRTEMPFPEPSRGTSHSRVHRSHSHTQDRKSRTERPDKAKERSRSMDNSKGPLGGGSSTLGTAEEYDRSPDHRSRYYTDDGTLRASSQKTSHYSRIMFSASKFSSEMSVPDMGKMSVDCPLERNMSRDSLPAYSDLKALSPKPLADDYFQCNTSNETILTAPLPLGKSDHDTLTPSDGIRKGSPADRQTPHLPSPHPMEYKEDSSAKGKATPSQTPEPMANGRLIQHQHGADPGGGGGVVVDKRKEIFSKDTLFKPPHSVLTMSYVDSGYSKSGTLRKTPHMKSSEVLDTLEPQPPPNSASSPTSAPPPTGSEHGAPSTSEAGFDYYNVSDDDDEEVEEASHKEAAPVEGKGRAGGGEGGVGGGVGGGTMQWLLEREKEHDLQRKFETNLTLLSPKENENTSSQKSAHSARLDSMDSSSVTVDSGFNSPRTRESLASNTSSIVESNRRQNPVLSPAHMGSTSVGPPFAFRAIPEPPTAQAEKLQKSPNCLASITSV
- the stox2a gene encoding storkhead-box protein 2 isoform X3 encodes the protein MVLGVRTNPSGQHEVPLEQRRWERKNIRPGDVSPISMSPISQSQFIPLGEILCLAISAMNSARKPVTQEALMEHLTTCFPGVPTPSPEILRHTLNMLARERKIYPTPEGYFIVTPQTYFITPSLIRTNSKWYHLDDRHPDRQQQQQQQQQQQQQQQQQQQQQQQPLQQQCTSPQSGTITPSTSGCVRERLNHKNLCDSYNTFRDEVPSNHTTLQRKSPKEPKGDPPSYPQPPPPPSATLHPPDPDKSRTNPSFSYKTDTLTKKREGTAGGSSERQSKKFGLKLFRLSFRKDKTKQLATFSAQFPPEEWPLRDEETPTATAIPREVEMEIIRRINPDLTVENVARHTAVMKRLEEERAQRCKANAAAQQSSRSRRSRGHRRMPHGKSRSHSKTRVSRGDASGGSNLDLAGVGLDRDYRFFSHSLVRSPREGMYTVERRSGAAYLVHSNPNIAESYFPVTPEWDVSGELAKRRTEMPFPEPSRGTSHSRVHRSHSHTQDRKSRTERPDKAKERSRSMDNSKGPLGGGSSTLGTAEEYDRSPDHRSRYYTDDGTLRASSQKTSHYSRIMFSASKFSSEMSVPDMGKMSVDCPLERNMSRDSLPAYSDLKALSPKPLADDYFQCNTSNETILTAPLPLGKSDHDTLTPSDGIRKGSPADRQTPHLPSPHPMEYKEDSSAKGKATPSQTPEPMANGRLIQHQHGADPGGGGGVVVDKRKEIFSKDTLFKPPHSVLTMSYVDSGYSKSGTLRKTPHMKSSEVLDTLEPQPPPNSASSPTSAPPPTGSEHGAPSTSEAGFDYYNVSDDDDEEVEEASHKEAAPVEGKGRAGGGEGGVGGGVGGGTMQWLLEREKEHDLQRKFETNLTLLSPKENENTSSQKSAHSARLDSMDSSSVTVDSGFNSPRTRESLASNTSSIVESNRRQNPVLSPAHMGSTSVGPPFAFRAIPEPPTAQAEKLQKSPNCLASITSV
- the stox2a gene encoding storkhead-box protein 2 isoform X1, coding for MEKFLQIAPHSLAIVLSRVGTEDSPAVTEKIQHHHTGYEIFADFKAENMQHFWNKKVTDAISETFFLGWIDEHVLLIQGKEDHLEVLRESWTRRALNPPRGFEIQCIGDVSPISMSPISQSQFIPLGEILCLAISAMNSARKPVTQEALMEHLTTCFPGVPTPSPEILRHTLNMLARERKIYPTPEGYFIVTPQTYFITPSLIRTNSKWYHLDDRHPDRQQQQQQQQQQQQQQQQQQQQQQQPLQQQCTSPQSGTITPSTSGCVRERLNHKNLCDSYNTFRDEVPSNHTTLQRKSPKEPKGDPPSYPQPPPPPSATLHPPDPDKSRTNPSFSYKTDTLTKKREGTAGGSSERQSKKFGLKLFRLSFRKDKTKQLATFSAQFPPEEWPLRDEETPTATAIPREVEMEIIRRINPDLTVENVARHTAVMKRLEEERAQRCKANAAAQQSSRSRRSRGHRRMPHGKSRSHSKTRVSRGDASGGSNLDLAGVGLDRDYRFFSHSLVRSPREGMYTVERRSGAAYLVHSNPNIAESYFPVTPEWDVSGELAKRRTEMPFPEPSRGTSHSRVHRSHSHTQDRKSRTERPDKAKERSRSMDNSKGPLGGGSSTLGTAEEYDRSPDHRSRYYTDDGTLRASSQKTSHYSRIMFSASKFSSEMSVPDMGKMSVDCPLERNMSRDSLPAYSDLKALSPKPLADDYFQCNTSNETILTAPLPLGKSDHDTLTPSDGIRKGSPADRQTPHLPSPHPMEYKEDSSAKGKATPSQTPEPMANGRLIQHQHGADPGGGGGVVVDKRKEIFSKDTLFKPPHSVLTMSYVDSGYSKSGTLRKTPHMKSSEVLDTLEPQPPPNSASSPTSAPPPTGSEHGAPSTSEAGFDYYNVSDDDDEEVEEASHKEAAPVEGKGRAGGGEGGVGGGVGGGTMQWLLEREKEHDLQRKFETNLTLLSPKENENTSSQKSAHSARLDSMDSSSVTVDSGFNSPRTRESLASNTSSIVESNRRQNPVLSPAHMGSTSVGPPFAFRAIPEPPTAQAEKLQKSPNCLASITSV